The window CCCTTGCGATCCCCGGGTTTTCACTTATTATCTTCTCCTGGAGCGAGACCATATCCGGAACCGTTCTCTGATAGACTTCCCCGCTCGCCTTCCTAACGGTTACACCGACCACTTCGCCGTAGCGCCGCTTCCCTTCGATCACCCCGGTGGCCTTATCCCTGAAGAACTTTACATCCACGCATCCCGGTGGAACAGCAAGGAGACACGCCACCACATCCCTTACATGGGGGGTCTCCGGCGCCTCAATCTTTTCGTTATCGAGTATCACGGCGAAGTATTGGCTCGGCGAATGCTCCGCCAGCTCATTCTCGACGATGCTCGTGGCCTTCCTCAATGTTTCAAGCTTGTCCAGGCGTATCTCGCCGACCACCCGGACCGAGAGGCCTGGACCCGGGAAGGGCTGCCTCTCCGAGATCTCAGCCGGCAAACCCAGGTGCCTCGCCACCATCCTAACCTGCCCCTTGTACAGGGCTAATAGAGGCTCGATTACCCTGAAGCCGTACCTCTCCATAGGGTTTATACCCATCTGCTCCAGGACGTTATGCTGGGTCTTCACCCCGCCGACCGTCTCGACGACATCAGCCTTTATGGTCCCCTGGATAAGGACCGTGCAGCTCCTCTTCCTAGCCGTCTCGGCTAGGGCCTGGTAGAAGGTCTCCCGGAACATCCTACGCTTCTCCTCGGCATCCCTTAACCCCTCCATAGCCTCTAGGAAGCGTTCCCTTACGTCCACTACTTCGACGGGGACGGATAAGGGCGGCTTAGACAAAGTCTCGGCGACCCTTCTAGGCTCATCCTCTCGCATGAAGGCGTCGTCGAGTATCACGCAGACGAGATTCTCGCCCAACGCTCTGCGCGCTAAAACTGCGCATGTGGCGCTGTCCACGCCGCCTGAAACTGCAACGAGCGCCCTCTCCCCGCCGACGCTCCTCCTAATCTCCTTAACCTGCGATTCCACGAACCTTTCGGGGTTGAAGGCGTCCATATCCTCCACCATTACAATACTTCAATCGATTCGGGTTGGCTAAGGCTTATCTCATTCATAGACGGCTATTTTAACATGCTGGGAGGCCCCGATTGGTAATCCCACGGGGGCATCCTTCATGCGGTTTCGTCGCGAGTCGGTGGTGGCTCCATGGCAAGATTTTCCCACAAATTTTAAGAGTGGGACATAATTAATTATAGAATCAGGTGGGAGAAATGGAGATAGTGGTCGAAATGGACGATAAGGGCAGAGTCCTCATCCCCTCAAAGCTAAGGCGGGGACTAGCCTCGAGAAGAATGATCCTGAGGAAGGCGCACAACCATCTCGAGTTGATACCGCTCCCAAACCCGAAATCCCTCAAAGGCAAGTACAGCCTCAGAGGCGAGATCGAGGACATAGAGGAGCTCCAGGAAAAGAGGCTGCTGGAGCGAACATGATATGAAGCTGCCGGGGAGGCTCATAGCCGATACTGTACTGTTCATCTCCTATCTGAGGGGCGACGACCTCTCGGATAGGGCTGAAGTGGTGGTGGACAAGGCCTTAGCCAAGGAGACCCTACTGCTAGTCTCCTCGGAGATGTACGATGACCTCGTAACTGCCTACCGTACGGGAGGGTATAAGCTCGACGAGATAAGGAGCATACTTCTCGACCTCCAGGCCATACCCCACGAGGTGGTGCCCACAACCCTGGATATAGCGATCCTCGCCATGGGCCTCTACTCAAAATATGGCGGTAGTAGGAGGCTCCACTACTTCGATGCCTTCCATGTGGCGACCGCAGCAGTCATGGATGAGCCGCTGATCACCAGCGACAAATTTATCCTCGAAAACTCCGGAAACCTGGGAGTAAAAACGATAGACCTGAGGGACATCTAGGGCCGCCCGGCGAAAGCTTTATGGGAAAGAGGCTTGAATTCTAGAAAACATTTGAGGGCTTCGGGGGTTTTGGGGTTGGGGAGGCGATCCTATGAAAAATATTGAGGAAATAAAGAAAAAATAGAAGAATTGAAGCCATCTTTAAAGGAAGAATTTAATGTTAAATCCATTGGCATCTTCGGCTCTTACATAAGGGGTGAGGAGAAGAGAGGAAGCGACCTTGATATTCTGGTTGAGTTTGAGGATTCAGCCGACCTAAGTCTTTTAGACTTTATTGAATTAGAGAATTATTTAAGTGCAGAGTTAGGGGTTAGGGTAGATCTGGTTGAGAAAAGCACCCTGAAACCAAGGATTGGGAAACGCATCTTAGAAGAAGTTGTAAACCTATGAAAAGGGAATTTTTAGATTACGTAGAGGATATAATTGAAGCTATGGGAGATGCCCTAAGTTTTGTAGAGGGAATTGACTGCGATGATTTTGCAAAGAATAAGAGAACACTCTTATGCTGTAATAAGAGCCATAGAGGTTATTGGGGAGGCCGTGAAAAAGGTACCGATCTCAGTAAGGAAACGCTATCCAGCGATACCTTTGGAAGGATATGGCTGGAATGAGAGATAAACTAATCCATGAGTACTTTAGTGTTAATTTGAGAAGGGTCTGGAAAACCGTTAAAGAAGACATACCTGATCTGAAACATTTATTCGAAAAGATTTTAAAGGATTTTGAACAATAGCTCTAAGTTCCAAATGTTATAATAGGGAATGACCCGGCTTATGCTAGAATATCGACTAAACATGAAAGCCATCATAGCCTCATGGTAGAGGAGGACCTGAGGAGCCATTCCCAAAAAATATTAAATATCCAAAGATGCCTAGAGGCGCCTCCGAAGCCATCCAGCCCAGCCTGAATGAGTAAGGAGGCCGTATCGCATTCCCATCCTGTTGTAAAATGAGCCTCGGGGCCTCCCCTAGGTTGAATAATCCCCTTGTAACGCCGACCCCTATTACTACAAGGGTTAAAAGAGGGGAGTTCATATAAGTGGAGTCTCGGATTACGGAGGGCCATCCTAGACAGGTGTTCAGCGATGGCTAAAGTTGCTATCGTGAAGGGATTGGATCCCGTGGATTCAACGGTTAAGGCCTTGGAGATGGTGGACGCGTATAGGGGCATCCCCAAGGATAAACCCATCCTCATTAAACCTAACTACCTCAA is drawn from Candidatus Bathyarchaeota archaeon and contains these coding sequences:
- a CDS encoding GMP synthase, with product MVEDMDAFNPERFVESQVKEIRRSVGGERALVAVSGGVDSATCAVLARRALGENLVCVILDDAFMREDEPRRVAETLSKPPLSVPVEVVDVRERFLEAMEGLRDAEEKRRMFRETFYQALAETARKRSCTVLIQGTIKADVVETVGGVKTQHNVLEQMGINPMERYGFRVIEPLLALYKGQVRMVARHLGLPAEISERQPFPGPGLSVRVVGEIRLDKLETLRKATSIVENELAEHSPSQYFAVILDNEKIEAPETPHVRDVVACLLAVPPGCVDVKFFRDKATGVIEGKRRYGEVVGVTVRKASGEVYQRTVPDMVSLQEKIISENPGIARVFYAIQDSGMEKPYVIGVRAVQTRDFLTAQVSEIPWSTLNRVAGEVIGMCPNVAAVYYDATPKPPATIEME
- a CDS encoding PIN domain-containing protein; its protein translation is MKLPGRLIADTVLFISYLRGDDLSDRAEVVVDKALAKETLLLVSSEMYDDLVTAYRTGGYKLDEIRSILLDLQAIPHEVVPTTLDIAILAMGLYSKYGGSRRLHYFDAFHVATAAVMDEPLITSDKFILENSGNLGVKTIDLRDI
- a CDS encoding nucleotidyltransferase family protein — encoded protein: MEELKPSLKEEFNVKSIGIFGSYIRGEEKRGSDLDILVEFEDSADLSLLDFIELENYLSAELGVRVDLVEKSTLKPRIGKRILEEVVNL